In Canis lupus familiaris isolate Mischka breed German Shepherd chromosome 23, alternate assembly UU_Cfam_GSD_1.0, whole genome shotgun sequence, the following are encoded in one genomic region:
- the C23H3orf86 gene encoding uncharacterized protein C3orf86 homolog: protein MSKSPFGQGKKPLDTFFWVNEVSGELTYPPLKADVPEASPASVEKPQERPRSQHGSMQGAPLNDQGPSSTPAQKVAFPLPPKASLKDTGSRHSLPSLPTRGLAKAGARSAPPFSAVPVTISPPGGALSTCGPLGPTPLLPSSSLLPSPSAPWAFTCKLKNVLTGNNRFSF from the coding sequence ATGTCTAAGAGTCCATTTGGACAAGGGAAGAAACCTCTAGATACGTTTTTCTGGGTAAATGAGGTAAGTGGAGAACTCACCTACCCACCACTGAAGGCAGATGTACCTGAAGCTTCTCCAGCTTCTGTGGAGAAGCCCCAAGAGAGGCCCAGGTCTCAGCATGGGAGCATGCAGGGGGCTCCTCTCAATGACCAGGGCCCATCCAGCACACCTGCACAGAAGGTGGCCTTTCCACTGCCTCCTAAGGCTTCACTGAAAGACACTGGCTCCAGGCACTCCCTCCCATCCCTACCAACCCGCGGCCTGGCTAAGGCTGGAGCAAGGAGCGCCCCACCATTCTCAGCAGTTCCTGTTACCATCTCACCACCAGGAGGTGCTCTGTCAACATGTGGCCCCCTTGGACCAACCCCTCTACTTCcatcctcttcccttcttcccagcCCTTCTGCCCCCTGGGCCTTCACCTGCAAGCTGAAAAATGTCCTTACTGGGAATAACcgattttccttttga